CACCATGGAACGGAGATCGACCGCTATGAAATCGGCTTCCACCGTGTCCGTCGCGTCGACCATGCGCACATGACCGCTGGCCACACCTACACGCGTCGTCCCATTGAATACGAGCCAATCGGTGGCCAGCGTGCGGCCGTCGCTCTGCTCGACTCTCACATTGCCCGACGCCTCATAGACGTCGGTATTCCGGTCGTAGCGGACCTCGTCCGCGGTCAGGTCGAAGTCAGTGGAGCCGAGATTCTCGCGCAGGGGATCCGCCTGGGCGAAGGCGGTCGCGGGCGCAACGAACAAGAGGAATGCCCCCAACAGAAGGGCGCGGAAGCGACGGTGCATCGGCCACTTCTACCTGTAGGCCGGCTCCAAAGCAAGCGGCGTGTGTGCCGCCCATCCGGTTCAGAAACGGGTGATCGCCTCGAGTTCACTGGCTTCGAGGACGGTCAACTGATCGTCCACCAGCCCGAGCATGCGCCGATCGAGCAGTTCCCGAAGACAGTGATACGCCTCATGGATCGGCAATCCCGAGGCTTCGGCCAGATCGCGCAGACGGCCCTTGACCGAAGCGGGCCCCTCACCCGAAATCATGCGCGCCAGAATCGAACTGGCGAGGGCACGATGGGCGGGTGTGATCTCGGACGACTCGACCTCTTCGGCCGCGGGTCGGTCGGCTCGGGCCGCGAGAGTCTGGATCAGGCGGTAGTTGAACTCGGGGCATTCGCGGCACAGGCGCTCGACCAACTTCGGCGCCAACACGAGCACCGAGACATCCCCCTCGGCAACGACGCGATGGGGATTGGGCCGCGAGAGCAGCGCAGTGGTCTCTCCGAAGATCTCTCCGGGGCCGAGGACGTATTCGACACTGGGGGATTCGCACTGCACCAGGACATTGCCCGAACGCACCACGTAGAGTTCGAGTCGTTCAGACCCTCGCTCCGCTATACAATCGCCCGCCGAAAACAGGCGCTCGATCTCTTCGGCCTTCATACACCCCGCCGTATAGAACCCGTCCTTCCCACGATCGACGCAACGGAAGTCAAGATTTAGCGGTAGCTGCAGGAATCCAACGGGGTCCGATTCGGCGGGTCTGGTGACCGGAACTGGCGCGGAATTGCGAATCAGGGCAAGTGGCGAGCCAGTACCTCGGCCAGTTCTTCGCGATCGTGGTAGCCAGGGGCGAGTCGTTCTCGCACGGTCCCGTCAGGGCCGAGCACCAGATGGTAGGGGAATTG
This genomic stretch from bacterium harbors:
- a CDS encoding Crp/Fnr family transcriptional regulator; protein product: MKAEEIERLFSAGDCIAERGSERLELYVVRSGNVLVQCESPSVEYVLGPGEIFGETTALLSRPNPHRVVAEGDVSVLVLAPKLVERLCRECPEFNYRLIQTLAARADRPAAEEVESSEITPAHRALASSILARMISGEGPASVKGRLRDLAEASGLPIHEAYHCLRELLDRRMLGLVDDQLTVLEASELEAITRF